A genomic stretch from Diachasmimorpha longicaudata isolate KC_UGA_2023 chromosome 2, iyDiaLong2, whole genome shotgun sequence includes:
- the Wsck gene encoding putative inactive tyrosine-protein kinase Wsck, which produces MFILWMILFTYGGLSNCQDYLGCYKAPPGDNDAFPALTRASAPTECVAECRRHYYMYAGLMSGQQCYCLSRYGRDGPSSGCTIPCATEPSSFCGSHDSISIYTTNQRGPSPPRHLKVTKTESTALHITWEPPNIPNGNVTSYIIRVNPVKSHSPRPLLSTQSQVQGGSSDETILTGLHPGSVYNISMTALNIEDESDPISILEETSLGPPNSPETPKVLERTASTITLELRKGSSENGPLTAYQVLVVYPGTLPPVSPNESFPSYSQAIKDNIPYYITAEFEASDFANNQKFVVGDGRKMNSYYNAPLEKPFDTPQIGLVTVSRTRTTSLYSYSGLTENMMNASRSTGNGTAVVLWVAIVVLSLLLAASIFVYLVLRRRYAGRMGKLPEQQELTLQGPMYEVDNMAYIPEDVPERPNHYQDLKKKVWSIPKNFLNVDHELVMKRGRFGTIHKGTVQDRNGVLSDAIIHCISDVNLRPSEKKHMLRDLDVCIKTGNMKYLAGFVGNCETPETLYIVLEATPDTLKNRLLAARVGQVFPYEQILPIGSGIAQGLAYLEAHKVIHSHLCARSIGLTSDYVPKIGGFGIGKHSIEDVKLARWTAPERFGHKKHIGGVVWAFGVVIWEMMSMGGTPYSDLEDECDVEAAVVEQDVRLPQLRDMPDPLYEVLISCWMVDPEERPIFDELARLNTLSICPITAITEPYLADLELN; this is translated from the exons ATGTTCATACTGTGGATGATTTTATTCACCTACGGAGGGTTATCAAATTGCCAGGATTACTTGGGGTGCTATAAAGCACCTCCAGGTGACAATGACGCGTTTCCTGCTTTGACACGAGCCAGTGCACCCACAGAATGTGTTGCAGAGTGCAGAAGACATTATTACAT GTACGCAGGCTTGATGAGCGGCCAGCAATGTTACTGCCTGAGTCGTTACGGTCGTGATGGGCCCTCAAGCGGTTGCACAATTCCTTGTGCCACCGAGCCATCCTCTTTTTGCGGATCCCACGACTCCATCAGCATCTACACGACGAATCAGCGTGGACCCTCACCCCCGCGTCATCTTAAAGTAACGAAAACCGAGTCTACCGCGCTGCATATCACCTGGGAGCCGCCGAACATCCCAAATGGTAACGTGACCTCCTACATAATCCGCGTGAACCCCGTGAAAAGCCACTCCCCACGTCCGCTGCTGTCGACCCAGTCTCAGGTCCAGGGTGGCTCCTCCGACGAAACCATTCTGACTGGTCTCCACCCTGGTTCGGTATACAATATCTCCATGACAGCTCTGAACATCGAAGATGAGTCTGACCCGATATCTATCCTTGAAGAGACCTCCCTGGGCCCCCCTAATTCTCCAGAGACCCCCAAAGTTTTGGAAAGAACGGCATCAACAATTACTCTGGAGCTACGCAAAGGCTCCAGTGAAAATGGACCGTTGACAGCCTACCAGGTGCTCGTGGTCTACCCCGGGACGCTTCCCCCTGTGAGCCCTAACGAATCCTTTCCAAGCTACTCGCAAGCTATCAAAGACAATATTCCGTATTACATAACCGCTGAGTTTGAAGCCTCAGATTTCGCGAATAACCAAAAATTCGTCGTCGGGGatggaagaaaaatgaattcgTATTACAATGCCCCTTTGGAGAAGCCTTTCGACACACCCCAGATCGGGCTTGTAACGGTCTCCAGGACAAGAACAACTTCGTTGTATAGTTACTCTGGTTTGACTGAGAACATGATGAACGCCTCGAGGAGTACCGGCAACGGCACAGCTGTCGTTTTGTGGGTGGCGATCGTCGTCTTGAGTCTATTACTGGCAGCTTCCATCTTCGTTTACCTTGTCCTGCGCAGGAG ATATGCTGGCCGGATGGGCAAGCTCCCGGAGCAGCAGGAGTTAACCCTCCAGGGCCCGATGTACGAGGTCGACAACATGGCGTACATCCCAGAGGACGTGCCAGAGCGACCGAATCACTATCAGGATTTGAAGAAAAAGGTTTGGAGTATtcccaaaaattttctcaatgtCGATCACGAATTAGTGATGAAAAGGGGGCGATTTGGAACAATTCATAAGGGAACCGTTCAGGATAGAAATGGGGTCCTGTCGGATGCGATTATTCACTGCATATCCGATGTGAATCTCAGGCCTTCCGAGAAAAAGCACATGCTCAGAGATCTTGATGTTTGCATTAAGACTGGGAATATGAAGTACCTTGCTGGGTTTGTGGGAAATTGTGAGACTCCGGAGACACTTTACATTGTCTTGGAGGCAACTCCTGATACCTTGAAGAATAGATTATTAGCTGCAAGGGTGGGACAGGTGTTTCCTTATGAGCAGATACTTCCTATTGGATCGGGCATTGCTCAGGGATTGGCATATCTGGAGGCTCACAAGGTCATTCATTCGCATCTCTGTGCCAGGAGCATTGGTTTGACGAGTGATTATGTGCCTAAGATAGGGGGTTTTGGTATTGGAAAACATTCGATTGAAGATGTTAAGTTGGCTAGGTGGACAGCGCCTGAGAGATTTGGGCATAAAAAGCATATTGGAGGAGTTGTTTGGGCGTTTGGGGTTGTTATTTGGGAGATGATGAGCATGGGAGGTACGCCATACAGTGATCTTGAGGACGAGTGTGATGTGGAGGCGGCTGTGGTGGAACAGGATGTCAGACTACCACAACTCAGGGATATGCCGGATCCTTTGTATGAGGTGCTCATCTCGTGTTGGATGGTCGATCCTGAGGAGCGACCGATTTTTGATGAGCTTGCAAGACTG AATACACTGAGCATCTGTCCCATCACAGCCATCACCGAACCATACCTAGCGGACCtggaattgaattaa